In the Sandaracinus amylolyticus genome, GGGCTCGGCGGCGGCGCGGGGCCCTGACGTCGCGAATCACTCGCTCGAAACGAACGGCGCGCACGACGAGAGTCGGCGCGCCGTTCGCGTTCCTACGGGCACGCGCCGGGCACGACGCGCACTTCGTATCCGCCGGGCGCCTCGCCGATCACGACGAGGTCCGGCAGCTCGTCGCGATCGAGATCCCCGATGGCCACGTCGCGTCCTTCGCCGTCGAGCGCGACCCCGGGCCGCCCGATCAGCGCGCCATTGGGCACGCTGGGATTGCCGAGCACGTAGGGGAACACCGCGGCATCGACGATCACCGCGACGTCGGCCTGCTCGTCGTCGTCGAGCGCACCGAGCGCCATCGCGTCGATCACGCCCGACGCATCGGCGCGCGGCGCGAGCGTGAAGGTGTCTCCGTCGGCGAGGATCAGGCTCAGGCGCGTGGTGCCGATCGCGTTCGTCACGACGTCGTCGTCGCCGTCGCCGTCGAGATCGCCCGACGCGATGTGGCTCCCCGCGCTCACCGTGACCGTCGCGACGCGCGTCGGCGCGCCCACCGCCTGCACGCGATCGATCAGCACCGCGCCCGCGGTGAGGCTGCTCGACGCGAGCCCCGGGGTCCCGTCGGCGAGGGTGAGCGACGCGATCTCGACGATCGGCGGCGCGTTCGCGGCCTCGAGCTCCACGAGCGAGCCCCCGGCGACGTCGAACGCGCGGATCGCGCCGGTCGTGCCGCCCGCCGCGACGTGGATGCGGCCCCCCGCGAACGTCACGCCGAACGCGTTCCCCTCGAAGTCGAGCGTCTGCGCGGCCCCGAGCTTTCCCTCTGCGTTCGTCATGTGCAGCGCGAGCATGCCCGCGGTGCCGACGACCGCTGCGTCGAGGCGCCCGTCCTCGTCGACGTCGCCGAGCGCGAGGTCCGATGCGCTCGTCTCCGACACGACGCTGTCGGTGGGCACGAGCGCGCGCGTGCCGCACCCTCGGGCGTCCGCCTCGGCGGAGAGCACGTGCACGGTCCCATCCGACGTGAGCACGACGACGTCGAGGAAGCCGTCGCCCGTCACGTCCCCGAGCTCGACGTCGATCGGCGCGTCCGCGAAGCTCACGTCGCGCGGCGCACCGAACGTGGCGCTCGCGGCGCACTCCGCGGCGCAGCGCACGCCGCCGTCGGTCCCGGCGTCGGCCATCGCGGCGTCGCTCGAGGCATCACGGTCGGGCTCGCCGCCGTCGTGAGATCCGTCGAGCGGCATCGATGCGTCGACGACGGCGGCATCGATGTCCCCTCCGCCATCGAGCGTGCCGCGCAGGCGATCGAGATCGAGCGAGCAGCCCGTCGCGAGCAGCGCGAGCACGCAGCCCAGCCAGAGCATCTTCCGCATCAGAACGTCGCCTCCAGCGCGAGCGATGTCGGGCCCACGCGCAGCGCGACCGCGCGCTCCTCGTCGTCACCGCCCATCGGGATCTCGAGCACGAGCACCACGACCGCGGCCGCCGCGAGCGCGAGCGACGAGGCCAACAGCACGTTGGTCACCGTGACCTGGGTGTCCACGCCGCTCCCCTCGATCTCGTCGTCGGTGCACCCGCCGCGCATCGCGAAGCACCCGCGCTCGAGCCCCTCGTAGCGAGAGTTGGCGTCGACCCACGACCACACCGCGATGCCGCCCGTGACCAGCGCGAGCCCTCCCAGGATCGACGAGCCGATCGGAACGAAATCTCTTCCGCTCGCGGGCTCGGCGGCGATCGGCGCGGGCTCGCTCGGGAGCGCGCTCGGCTCGGGGTCGGGCGCCTCGAGCGGCGTCTCTTCTTCCGGCGCCGGCTCGTGCTGCGCGATCGCGCGACGCAGCACCTCGATGCGCGCCTCGACCTCGCGCGCGTTCGGCGCGTTCGGCACGGCGCGCAGGTACGCCTCGAACGCCGCGAGCGCCTCCGCGTCCTGTCGCATGCGGTCGTGCGCGCTGCCGATGTTGAAGAGCAGCATCGAGCGCCCGCTCAGCTCGTACGATCGCTGGAAGTACGAGAGCGCGTCGGAGAACCGGCCCGCCTCGAACGACGTGCGGCCCGCCGCGAAGAGCGCGCGCGCTTCTTCGTCGCGCGAGGTGTCTGCCGGTGGCTGGGCGTCGGCGGGTGGATCGCTCGGAAGCGCGTCCTCGTCGTCCTGGGCACGGACGACGCTCGGCGCGACGAGCAGGGCGACGATCAATGCGAGCGCACGCATCGGCGCGACGATAGCAGCCGCGCGCGAAATCGTGAGCGCGACGGGTCTGCTTGACACGGCGTCCGCGATGGTCGCTAATCGGCGGCTCGAATCCTGTTCTGGCGGACGATTCTTCCGCGAACGGATTCCGGAGCAAGCCTGGCCTCGATGCGGTCGACCTCGCGTTCCACGACGGCTCTCGTCCTCGTTGCGCTGCTCGCGCTCCCCCTCTTCGTCGCGGGATGCGGCGACGACGACGGCTCACCCGACGACGCCAGCGTCGCGGACGCGAGCGTCGCGGACGCCTCACGGCAGGACGCGGGCGACTCCCCCGACGACGCCGCGATGCCCGACGACGCGAGCGCGGGCGAGGACGGAAGCGTCGAGACCACGCTCGCTGTCGACGACGCGTTCGAGATCGCGGTCGGCGCTGCGCGAACCGTCGACGCGCCCGGCGTGCTCGCGAACGACACGCTCGCGGGCGCGACCATCACGGCGTTCGACGCGACCTCGCGGCTCGGCGGCACCGTGGTGCTCTCGGCGGACGGCGGCTTCGTCTACACACCGCCCGCGATCACCGAGGCGCTCCCGGTCGACGACGACTTCACGTACACGCTCGGCACCGCGACCGCGACCGTCACCCTGACGCTCGTCGACGTGCCGGTCGCGAGCCACGACCGCTACGGCACGCTGCCCGACACTGCGCTCACGATCGACGCGCCCGGCGTGCTCGCGAACGACACGCCGAACGGCGCGCACATCGACGCGTTCGACCCGAATTCCACGCAGGGCGGCACCGTCGTGCTCGCCGCCGATGGCAGCTTCGTCTACACGCCCGCCGCGGGCTTCGACGGCGACGACACGTTCCAGTACCGGCTCGCGAACGTCGCGGGCAGCGTCACCGCGACCGTCACGATCGACGTGAGCGCGCGACCGACCGCGGTCGACGATCTCGCGTACGTCGTCGCGCGCGGGGCCACGCTCGAGGTGGACGGCACGACGCACCCGACGCTCCTCGCGAACGACGCGCTCGGCGCACCGCTCGCGGTGATCACGTCGTTCGGCGCGCGCTCGCTCGGCGGGCTCGTGAGCGATCATGCTGCCGGGAGCACCGCGACGGTCGCGGGCAGCAGCGTCACGGTCGACGCGGACGGCACGTTCACGTTCGTCCCCGAGCCCTCGTTCGTCGGAGCGTTCGAGCTCGAGTACCAGCTCGAGAACACGATGGGCAGCTCGGTCGGTGTGGTGCGCATCGACGTGCGTGCTGCGCCGCTCGCGACCGACGACGCGTTCACGGTGCGCGCGGGCGAGACGCTCGACGTCGCCTCGAGCGATCCCTCGTCGCTGCTCGCCGACGACGTGGGCGCGCCGGCGCCGGAGCTCGTCTCGTTCGGCGGCGGTTCGCTCGGCGGGAGCGACACCGATCACGCCGCGGGCGCGAGCGTCACCGTGGGCGCCGACTCGATCACGGTGCGCGCCGACGGCAGCCTCACGTTCGTCGCGGGCGCGAGCTCGGGCGGAGAGGTGACGTTCGACTACGTCATCGCGAACGTCGCCGGTGACGATCGCGGCACGGTGCGCGTGACCGTCGAGCGCGCGCCGGCGATCACGAGCGCGTCGTCGCTCACGCTGCGCGCCGGCAGCGCGACGGGGCTGCCCTTCGCGTTCGTCGCGACCGGCCACCCGACTCCGTCGATCGCCGTCGAGGGCACGCTGCCGAGCGGCGTGACGTTCGACGCGGCGACGTCGTCGCTCGTCGGCACGCCGAGCGCGACCTCGGGCGGCTCGTACCCGCTGACGGTGCGCGCACAGAACGGCGTCGCGCCCGAAGCGACGCAGAGCTTCTCGCTGACCGTCGAGCAGACGCCCGCGATCACCGGCGCCCCGACTGCCATCTTCCGCGTCGGACAGGCGCAGTCGTATTCGTTCGCGACGTCGGGATATCCCGCGCCGACTGCCACCCTGACTGGCACGCTCCCCGACGGGCTCGCGTTCGACGCGGCCGCCCGCACGATCTCGGGCACGCCCGCAGCGGGCACCGCCGGCACGTACCCGGTGACGATCACCGCGAGCAACGGCGTGGGCGCGGACGCGACCCTCGACGTCTCGATCGACGTGCGCGAGTCGCCCGCGATCACCTCGGCGACGTCGGCGACCTTCACGGTGGGCACGCCGGGATCGTTCGTCGTCACCGTGACCGGCACGCCCACGCCCACCGTCTCGATCGGCGGCACGCTGCCCGCGGGGCTCGCGTTCGACCCCGCGACCCGCACGCTGAGCGGCACGCCCGCCGCCGGCACCGGCGGACAGCACGCGCTCACGTTCACCGCGAGCAACGGAGTCGGCACCGCTGCGACGCAGTCGTTCACGCTGACGATCCACGAAGGGCCTGCGCTCACCGGCGCGGCGACCGCGACGTTCACCGTCGGCACGAGCGGCAGCTACGCGTTCACGGTCGCGGGGCATCCCGCCGTCACGCTCGCGGTGACCGGCGCGCTGCCGAGCGGGCTCGCGCTCGACGCTGCGGCGCGACGCATCCAGGGAACGCCCGCGGCGGGCACCGGCGGCACGTATCCGATCACCATCACCGCGACGAACGGCATCGGCGCGGACGCGACGCTCTCGGTCACGATCACCGTGCGCCAGGCGCCGGCGATCACGTCGGCGAGCGCGGCGACGTTCACCGTGGGCACCGCGGGCACGTTCACCGCCACCGCGACCGGCTTCCCCGCGCCCACGCTCGCGCTCACCGGCGTGCTGCCGACCGGCGTCGCCTACGACGCGGCCACGCGCACGCTGAGCGGCACGCCCGCGGCGGGCACCGGCGGCACCTACGCGCTCACGCTCACCGCGAGCAACGGCGTCGGCACCAACGCCACGCAGAGCTTCACGCTCACCGTGAACGAGGCGCCTTCGATCACCGGCACGCCGCCGGGCTCGCTCACCGTCGGCACCGCGTACACGCACACGTTCACGGTGTCGGGCCATCCCGCGCCGACGCTCTCGGTGACCTCCGGCACGCTCCCGCCGGGGCTCTCGCTCGACTCCGCGACTCGCCGCATCACCGGCACGCCGACCACGGCGGGCACGTACTCGAACATCGTCGTGCGCGCGCAGAACGGGATCGGGACCGCCGCGACGATCACGTTCTCGATGACCGTCGTGACGCCGGTCCTGCCGCCCACCGTGACCAACGACTCGTACGGCGTGACCGGCAACGTGCCGATCGACGTGGCGCTCGCGGGCAGCGTGCTCGCGAACGACACGCCCAACGGCGCGACGATCAGCGGCTACGGGCCGAGCTCGGTCGCCGCGTCGACCACCGCGGTCGGCGCGCCGCTCACGACGATGCTCGGAGGTCGCGTCGTGCTGCAGTCCGACGGGACGTTCGTGTACGAGCCGCCCGCCGGCGCGGTCGCGAACGATTCGTTCGCGTACACGATCACCAACGCCGCGGCGTCGGTGATCGCGACGGTCGAGCTGCGCATCCAGAACCGCGTGTGGTTCGTCGACGCAGCCGCGGCCGCCGGTGGGAGCGGCACCCGGGTGCGGCCGGTGCGCAACCTCGGCGAGCTGCCCGCGACGTCGACCGGCGACGTGATCCACGTCGCGAGCGGCACGTATGCGGCGTACACGCTCGGCACGGGCGTGCGCCTGCTCGGGCAGGGCGTCGCGGTGACGTCGGCGCACCTCGGGTTCACGCCGGCGACCTACGCGCGTGCGTTCCCGGCGATGGCGGCCACCGCGCCGCGGATGAGCACGCTGACGCTCGGCGCGAGCACGTACGTGCGGGGCATCGACGTCGTGGTCACGTCCTCGGCGTCCGGGCTCGTCGGGAGCGGGGTGAGCGGCGTCGACGTCGCGTCGGTGTCGGTCACCGCGAGCGGGTCGTACGCGGTGCACCTCGTGAACGTCGGCGGCACGATCGCGCTGCGCTCGGTGAGCGCGAGCGGCGGGACCAACGGCATCGTGATCACCGGCAACACCGGCTCGTTCTCGATCGTCGGCGATGGCACCGGCGCGAACAACGGCTCGGGCGGCACGATCCAGAGCACCACGTCCGACGGCGTGCTCCTCACCAACGCGCGCAACGTGACGCTGCGCTCGCTGATCATCACGAACGTCCCGACGGCGAGCGGCGTGCGTGGTGTCGGCGTCGACGGGCTCACGCTCGAGGGCGTGCGCGTGACGACGACCGCGACCGCGCTCGACTTCGACGACGCGACCATCGCGAATCCCACGATGCTCAGCGGCGCCGTCGTCATCCGCGGCTGCGAGCTGCGCAACGCGACCACGAGCGCGCTCTCGGTCGTGAACGCCGCCGGGACGATCTCGAGTCTGACGTTCGAGAACAACACCGTCTCGAACGTCACGCTCACCGCGGTGCGCATCGAGATCCTCGGTGCGGCGCGCGCCGACAACATCTTCGTGCGCGCCAACACCATGACGATGGTCGGATTCGACATCGGCGCGAACGGCGTCGCGATCGTGGTCGCGGACGATCTCGATCCGGTGATCGAGACGCCCTACGCGCGCGTGGTGATCGAGAACAACTCGATCTCCGGCACGAGCGGCTACGCGGTGTGGCTCCGCTCGGTCGAGGTCGACGGCACGCTCGCGCTCGTGCTGCGCGACAACACGCTCGCGATGCCGACCGGCGGTGTCGCCGGCGTGCGCGTGCAGTCGGGCACGGCCGCGAGCGGGCTCAGCTCCGTGTGCGCACAGATGTCGGGCAACCGCGGCACCTCGGGCTTCTCGCTCCGACTCGAGGCGGGCGACCGCTTCGGGATCGTCGGCCTCGTCAGCTCGACGCCCAGCAGCGTGGTGTCGCACGTGCAGTCGCAGAATCCGCAGGGCGGCACCGTCACGCTCTCCGGTGCGACGGCGAGCTTCATCTCTTGTGTCGCGCCCTGAGCACCCGAGTCTCGTCGAGAAGAGAGGAAGTCGATGGCCGAGCCTTTCCTGTCCGAGATCCGAATCATGGCGTTCAACTTCGCGCCTCGCGGCTGGGCGCAGTGCAACGGGCAGATCGTGGCGATCAACCAGAACCAGGCGCTCTTCGCGCTGCTGGGCACCTACTACGGCGGAGACGGGATCACGACGTTCGCGCTGCCCGATCTGCGCGGCCGCGTCCCGCTGCACAGCGGCAACGGGCTCAACGTCGGCCAGCGCGGAGGTGCAGCCGCGCACACGCTGATCATGAGCGAGCTCCCCGCGCACACGCACGCGCTCAGCGCGCGCACCGAGGTCGCGACCGAGTTCGTGCCGAGGGCCGGAGCGACGCTCGCGACGAGCCGTGGACAGCCGGCGTACTCGACGGCGACGAGCCCGCTCGTGCCGATGGCGGCGAGCGCGATCGCGACCGCGGGCAGCTCGCAGCCTCACGAGAACCGTCAGCCCCATCTCGCGCTCACGTTCTGCATCGCGCTGCAGGGCATCTTCCCGAGCCGGAGCTGAGAGGAGAGTCGATGTCGGATCCGTACATGGGTGAGATTCGGCTCTTCGCGGGCAACTTCGCGCCCGTGGGATGGGCGTTCTGCGATGGGCGCATCATGGCGATCGCCGAGAACGACGCGCTCTTCTCGCTGCTCGGCACGACGTACGGCGGCGACGGCGTGAGCTCGTTCGCGCTGCCCGACTTGCGTGGGCGCGTGCCGGTGCACGTCGGCAACGGATACGTGCTCGGCGAGGCCGCGGGCGTGGAGACCGTGACGCTGACCACGGCGCAGATCCCCGCGCACACCCACACGCTCTTCGCGAGCGACACGACGGCGAGCACCACGAGCCCCACGAACGCGCTGCTGGCGGCGCTGCCGAGCGCGGCCGCGACGGCGTACGGCGCCGACGCGCCCTTCGTGGCGTCGTCTGCGTCGCAGCTCGCGCCGGCGGGTGGCTCGCAGCCGCACGACAACATGCAGCCGTACGTCGCGCTGAACTACATCATCGCGATCTACGGCATCTACCCGTCACAGTCCTGAGCGGAGCGAGACCATGTCGGAACCCTTCCTCGCCGAAGTGCGCATGTTCGCCCTCAACTTCGCGCCGCGGGGTTGGGCGGTCTGCAACGGGCAGCTCATGGCGATCTCCCAGAACACCGCGCTCTTCGCGCTGCTCGGCACGACGTACGGCGGAGACGGGCGCAGCACGTTCGGATTGCCGAACCTCCAGGGCGCGGCGTCGATGGGCGCGGGGCAGGGTCCGGGGCTCACGCCGCGTTCGCTCGGGGAGACCGGCGGGAGCGCGACCGTGACGCTGCTGGCGTCGGAAGTGCCGTCGCACGGCCACGCAGCCTCGTTCTCGCGCGCGGAGAGCTACGAGGGTCATCCCGGCGGCGCTCACGCGGCGATGACGCAGGGTGGGCTCGCGCTCTACGCGCCCGCGGGCGCGAGCTCGCCGGTGACCGCGATGAGCCCGATGGCCGTCGGTGTCAGCGGCAGCTCGCTGCCGCACAACAACATGATGCCGTACCTCGCGATCACGTTCTGCATCGCGCTCCAGGGCATCTTCCCGCAGCGTCCATGAGCGCCGAGCGCTACGTCGAGCTCGCGCTCGACCCGATGTCGCGCGTGACGCTGCGGCCGATCACCGACGCGGATCGTCCGTTCCTCGAGCGGCTCTACGCGTCGACGCGGGAAGAAGAGCTGCGCGTCGTGCCGTGGAGCCACGCGCAGAAGGCAGCGTTCCTCGCGTCGCAGTACGCGCTCCAGCACGCGCACTACCAGCAGCACTACGCGGGCGCGCGATTCGACGTGATCGAAGAGGATGGAAAGCCGATCGGGCGGCTCTACCTCGCGCGCCTGGAGCGAGACATCCGCATCGTCGACATCGCGCTGATCTCCTCGCATCGGGGCCGCGGCATCGGTGCGACGCTGATCGAGCGCGTGATCGCGCGCGCCACGAAGGAAGGCGCGAGCGTGACGATCCACGTCGAGCGCAACAACCCCGCGCTGCGCCTCTACGAGCGGCTCGGGTTCCGCGTCGAGGAAGATCGCGGCGTGTATCTCTTCCTCGCGCACCCGGCGGGGCGCGCATGATCGAGCGACTCGACGTCTCGCGATATCGCGCGCTCGAGGGCGCCGAGTTCACGCTCGCGCCGCTCTCCGAGAGCGAGGGTTGGGCGCTCTCGCTCAGGTTGGAGTCGGTGCGCGATCTCGGCGCGCGTGATGGTCTGTCTTGCTATTCGCTCCTCTTCGCGCAGCGAGAGGGGGAGTCGTACGCGCCGCAGGGCACGTATCGACTGACGTGCTCCGCGCTCGGCGAGCAGGTCGTGCTCGTCGTGCCGGTCGGGCCGGGACCGGGCACGCGCATGCGATACGAAGTGATCTTCAACTGAGGGAGGGCCCGTGATCCGTAGAACGTTCTTCCGAGCCGTGCTCTCGAGCGGCGCTGCGCCGCTCCTGCTCTCGTCCGTGGGATGCGCGGGCGAGCCTTCGGCGCGCGTCTCGAGCGGCCCATCGGGGCGCATCGACGGGCTCGGGCGCGTGCTCGAGGTGGATCGCTTCGCGCGCACCGTGCGGGTGCGCGACGAGCGCGGCGCGGAGCTCGCGGTGGGCACGTTCCTCGACCCCGTGGACGCGGTGGGGCTGGACGACGGAACGATCGTGGTCGCCGACACGGCGCGCGGCATCGTCGAGCTCGACGCGGCGCTGCACGAGCGGCGCGTGGTGCGCGCGGCGGGTGAGCGCGACGGGCTCCACCGGCCGGCGGCGCTGATCGACGACGGAGCGCGCGGACTGCTGATCGCCGATGGCTACGCGCATCGCGTGATCGGGCTCTCGCTCGGCGGCGCGGTGACCGCGTCGTACGGCGCGCCCCGCGGGAGCGATCGCCCGCTCAACGGCCCCGCGGATCTCGCGGTCGACGCGCTCGATCACATCCACGTCGTCGACGCGGGGAACGCGCGCGTGCGCATCTTCGCGCGCAGCGGCGCGGTGATCGCCGACTACGACGCGGGCGGCGCGATGCGCGTCCCGCGCTCGATCGCGATCACGCCCGAGGGGCGCGTCTACGTCGCGGACGCGGTCGCGTCGGCAGTGTTCGCGCTCGACCTCGAGGGCCGGCTGCTCGAGACCATCACGATGCGCGACGCGATCCCCGGCGAGGTGCGCGCGTCGATCGACGGCGTCGCGATCGTGCCCCTCGCGGCGTGATCACGACACGTGGAGCAGATCTGCGAGCGAGCGGCGCTCGTGGATCCGACGGATCGCATCGGCGAGCAGCGGTGCGATGCTCGCGACGTGCTCGGGCAGCCCGCTCGCGTCGTGCGCCACGCTGTCGGTGAGCACGACGTGGGCGGGGGCGAGCTTCGCGAGCCGCTCGCGCGCGGGCCCGACCAGGAGACCGTGCGTCGCGGCGACGATCGCGGGCGCGGTGCAGCCGTGCGCGCGGAGGGCTTCGATCGACGCGACGATCGTGCTGCCCGTCGAGATCATGTCGTCGACGAGGATCGGCGTCCGCCCCGCGACGTCGCCGGTGATGCCGTGGGTCTCGACCTGACGCCCGCTGATGCGCGTCTTGTGCACGACCGCGACCGGACGATGGAGGCGTCGCGCGAACGCGTCCGCGCGCTTCGCGCCGCCGAGATCGGGCGCGACGATCACCGCGTCCTCGGGCGCGCGCGCCGCGAGCGCGGCGACGACGGTCGGGATCGCGCTGAGGTGATCGACCGGCATCGGCAGCAGGCCCTCGACGCCCGGCGTGTGCAGGTCGACGGTGATCGCGCGATCGAAGCGCGCGCATCCGATCAGATCGCCGACCAGCCGCGCTGCGAGCGGCTGGCCTTCACCCGTGCGGCGATCGGCGCGCGCGTAGCCGAAGTACGGGATCACCGCGACGGTCCGCGCTGCGCCCGCACGCCGCGCCGCGTCGCCGAGCAGCACGAGCTCGAGCAGCGAGTCGCCCACCGGCGGTGCGGTCGGCTGCACGACGAACACGTCGCAGCCGCGCAGCGTGCCGCCGAGCTCCACGCGGATCTCGCCGTCGGGGAAGCGCTCGGCGATGCATGGATGACGGTCGACCCCGAGCGCGCTCGCGATGGCGTCGCCGAGGGTGGGGTTCGCGGTGCCGACGACGAGTGCGAGGCTCATGGCGCGCGAGGGTAGATCAGGATCACGGCCGCAGCGCGGCCCAGATCACGCAGGCCCACCCGGCCATCAAGAAGAGCCCCCCGAACGGCGTCACCGCGCCGAGCCATCGCACGCCGGTGATCGTCATCGTGTAGAGCGAGCCCGAGAACACGACGATCCCCGCCGCGAAGCAGAGCCCGGCCACGCGCGCGCCGAGGCCCTCGCCGCGCGACGCGAGCCACGCGCAGAGCCCGATCGCGAGCGCGTGCATCAGGTGGTAGCGCGCCGCGGTCTCCCACCACTCGAGCCGTCGCGCTGCGTCCTCGAGCCCTTCGAGCGAGCGACGCAGGCCGTGCGCGCCGAACGCGCCGAGGCCCACGCCGAGG is a window encoding:
- a CDS encoding DUF6916 family protein, with protein sequence MIERLDVSRYRALEGAEFTLAPLSESEGWALSLRLESVRDLGARDGLSCYSLLFAQREGESYAPQGTYRLTCSALGEQVVLVVPVGPGPGTRMRYEVIFN
- a CDS encoding FG-GAP repeat domain-containing protein — protein: MRKMLWLGCVLALLATGCSLDLDRLRGTLDGGGDIDAAVVDASMPLDGSHDGGEPDRDASSDAAMADAGTDGGVRCAAECAASATFGAPRDVSFADAPIDVELGDVTGDGFLDVVVLTSDGTVHVLSAEADARGCGTRALVPTDSVVSETSASDLALGDVDEDGRLDAAVVGTAGMLALHMTNAEGKLGAAQTLDFEGNAFGVTFAGGRIHVAAGGTTGAIRAFDVAGGSLVELEAANAPPIVEIASLTLADGTPGLASSSLTAGAVLIDRVQAVGAPTRVATVTVSAGSHIASGDLDGDGDDDVVTNAIGTTRLSLILADGDTFTLAPRADASGVIDAMALGALDDDEQADVAVIVDAAVFPYVLGNPSVPNGALIGRPGVALDGEGRDVAIGDLDRDELPDLVVIGEAPGGYEVRVVPGACP
- a CDS encoding GNAT family N-acetyltransferase; translation: MSAERYVELALDPMSRVTLRPITDADRPFLERLYASTREEELRVVPWSHAQKAAFLASQYALQHAHYQQHYAGARFDVIEEDGKPIGRLYLARLERDIRIVDIALISSHRGRGIGATLIERVIARATKEGASVTIHVERNNPALRLYERLGFRVEEDRGVYLFLAHPAGRA
- a CDS encoding phage tail protein; this encodes MSDPYMGEIRLFAGNFAPVGWAFCDGRIMAIAENDALFSLLGTTYGGDGVSSFALPDLRGRVPVHVGNGYVLGEAAGVETVTLTTAQIPAHTHTLFASDTTASTTSPTNALLAALPSAAATAYGADAPFVASSASQLAPAGGSQPHDNMQPYVALNYIIAIYGIYPSQS
- a CDS encoding beta strand repeat-containing protein gives rise to the protein MRSTSRSTTALVLVALLALPLFVAGCGDDDGSPDDASVADASVADASRQDAGDSPDDAAMPDDASAGEDGSVETTLAVDDAFEIAVGAARTVDAPGVLANDTLAGATITAFDATSRLGGTVVLSADGGFVYTPPAITEALPVDDDFTYTLGTATATVTLTLVDVPVASHDRYGTLPDTALTIDAPGVLANDTPNGAHIDAFDPNSTQGGTVVLAADGSFVYTPAAGFDGDDTFQYRLANVAGSVTATVTIDVSARPTAVDDLAYVVARGATLEVDGTTHPTLLANDALGAPLAVITSFGARSLGGLVSDHAAGSTATVAGSSVTVDADGTFTFVPEPSFVGAFELEYQLENTMGSSVGVVRIDVRAAPLATDDAFTVRAGETLDVASSDPSSLLADDVGAPAPELVSFGGGSLGGSDTDHAAGASVTVGADSITVRADGSLTFVAGASSGGEVTFDYVIANVAGDDRGTVRVTVERAPAITSASSLTLRAGSATGLPFAFVATGHPTPSIAVEGTLPSGVTFDAATSSLVGTPSATSGGSYPLTVRAQNGVAPEATQSFSLTVEQTPAITGAPTAIFRVGQAQSYSFATSGYPAPTATLTGTLPDGLAFDAAARTISGTPAAGTAGTYPVTITASNGVGADATLDVSIDVRESPAITSATSATFTVGTPGSFVVTVTGTPTPTVSIGGTLPAGLAFDPATRTLSGTPAAGTGGQHALTFTASNGVGTAATQSFTLTIHEGPALTGAATATFTVGTSGSYAFTVAGHPAVTLAVTGALPSGLALDAAARRIQGTPAAGTGGTYPITITATNGIGADATLSVTITVRQAPAITSASAATFTVGTAGTFTATATGFPAPTLALTGVLPTGVAYDAATRTLSGTPAAGTGGTYALTLTASNGVGTNATQSFTLTVNEAPSITGTPPGSLTVGTAYTHTFTVSGHPAPTLSVTSGTLPPGLSLDSATRRITGTPTTAGTYSNIVVRAQNGIGTAATITFSMTVVTPVLPPTVTNDSYGVTGNVPIDVALAGSVLANDTPNGATISGYGPSSVAASTTAVGAPLTTMLGGRVVLQSDGTFVYEPPAGAVANDSFAYTITNAAASVIATVELRIQNRVWFVDAAAAAGGSGTRVRPVRNLGELPATSTGDVIHVASGTYAAYTLGTGVRLLGQGVAVTSAHLGFTPATYARAFPAMAATAPRMSTLTLGASTYVRGIDVVVTSSASGLVGSGVSGVDVASVSVTASGSYAVHLVNVGGTIALRSVSASGGTNGIVITGNTGSFSIVGDGTGANNGSGGTIQSTTSDGVLLTNARNVTLRSLIITNVPTASGVRGVGVDGLTLEGVRVTTTATALDFDDATIANPTMLSGAVVIRGCELRNATTSALSVVNAAGTISSLTFENNTVSNVTLTAVRIEILGAARADNIFVRANTMTMVGFDIGANGVAIVVADDLDPVIETPYARVVIENNSISGTSGYAVWLRSVEVDGTLALVLRDNTLAMPTGGVAGVRVQSGTAASGLSSVCAQMSGNRGTSGFSLRLEAGDRFGIVGLVSSTPSSVVSHVQSQNPQGGTVTLSGATASFISCVAP
- a CDS encoding phage tail protein translates to MSEPFLAEVRMFALNFAPRGWAVCNGQLMAISQNTALFALLGTTYGGDGRSTFGLPNLQGAASMGAGQGPGLTPRSLGETGGSATVTLLASEVPSHGHAASFSRAESYEGHPGGAHAAMTQGGLALYAPAGASSPVTAMSPMAVGVSGSSLPHNNMMPYLAITFCIALQGIFPQRP
- a CDS encoding tetratricopeptide repeat protein; its protein translation is MRALALIVALLVAPSVVRAQDDEDALPSDPPADAQPPADTSRDEEARALFAAGRTSFEAGRFSDALSYFQRSYELSGRSMLLFNIGSAHDRMRQDAEALAAFEAYLRAVPNAPNAREVEARIEVLRRAIAQHEPAPEEETPLEAPDPEPSALPSEPAPIAAEPASGRDFVPIGSSILGGLALVTGGIAVWSWVDANSRYEGLERGCFAMRGGCTDDEIEGSGVDTQVTVTNVLLASSLALAAAAVVVLVLEIPMGGDDEERAVALRVGPTSLALEATF
- a CDS encoding phage tail protein gives rise to the protein MAEPFLSEIRIMAFNFAPRGWAQCNGQIVAINQNQALFALLGTYYGGDGITTFALPDLRGRVPLHSGNGLNVGQRGGAAAHTLIMSELPAHTHALSARTEVATEFVPRAGATLATSRGQPAYSTATSPLVPMAASAIATAGSSQPHENRQPHLALTFCIALQGIFPSRS
- a CDS encoding ribose-phosphate diphosphokinase, whose protein sequence is MSLALVVGTANPTLGDAIASALGVDRHPCIAERFPDGEIRVELGGTLRGCDVFVVQPTAPPVGDSLLELVLLGDAARRAGAARTVAVIPYFGYARADRRTGEGQPLAARLVGDLIGCARFDRAITVDLHTPGVEGLLPMPVDHLSAIPTVVAALAARAPEDAVIVAPDLGGAKRADAFARRLHRPVAVVHKTRISGRQVETHGITGDVAGRTPILVDDMISTGSTIVASIEALRAHGCTAPAIVAATHGLLVGPARERLAKLAPAHVVLTDSVAHDASGLPEHVASIAPLLADAIRRIHERRSLADLLHVS
- a CDS encoding NHL repeat-containing protein, whose protein sequence is MIRRTFFRAVLSSGAAPLLLSSVGCAGEPSARVSSGPSGRIDGLGRVLEVDRFARTVRVRDERGAELAVGTFLDPVDAVGLDDGTIVVADTARGIVELDAALHERRVVRAAGERDGLHRPAALIDDGARGLLIADGYAHRVIGLSLGGAVTASYGAPRGSDRPLNGPADLAVDALDHIHVVDAGNARVRIFARSGAVIADYDAGGAMRVPRSIAITPEGRVYVADAVASAVFALDLEGRLLETITMRDAIPGEVRASIDGVAIVPLAA